From the Gossypium hirsutum isolate 1008001.06 chromosome A02, Gossypium_hirsutum_v2.1, whole genome shotgun sequence genome, the window TGGTTCGAGAATACTACCTGACAAGTTGTTGTATGCCACGCTAAAAGCCTCCAAAGAGTTCAACTCTACCAACTGATTGGGGATTTCACCGCTCAAATTGTTGTAAGAAAGGTCCAAACTCTCAATTTGATGAAGTTTTGAGAATGACGAGGGTATAACTCCAGTCAGCTTATTGTGCGACAAGTTTAAAGAATAGATAAATCAATCCCGGTCATATATGCAAGGATGATGCCTCCGTATGAATAGAACCCACTCTTTGTTGTGAACTCTATTGCTTCTTCTAAGTAGCTGGAAGGATAGGAATAAACGCCGTGAAGTCGACCCAATTTGTTCATTAATCCATCCTCTGTTAAACTTGGCCTATATTCCCCACGAAATAGAATCTTATTTCCATCCATTGAAAGGGTTAAATTTCCCAAACAAGAAGGTATAATACCAGAAAACATATTTTGAGAAAGATCTATAATGCTTAAAGAATGCAACTTGCATAACTGAACTGGAACTTCGCCATGAAAATGATTATCTTTCAAGAGAAGAACACTCAATGTACAAAGTGTGCCAATCCATTTTGGAATACTACCAGTCAAGTTGTTTCCTCTAAGATCTAATGTAACCAGTGAAGAGATATTATAAAAAGCAATTGGTAGAGGGCCACTTAGTCTATTCCCCTGCAGGTGGACATGCTTTATGTTCAGGGTATTAAAGCAGGACGGTATAGAGCCAAATAAATTGTTTTCGGAGAGATCCAAAAATTCCAAGTCATTTAAGTTGCAAAATTCCATTGGAATAGAACCCTTCAAACCATTTTGGGACAAAGCTAATCCCTTCAAAAAGGACACATTCCCCATCCATCTTGGGAGGTTTCTATAAAACTTGTTATTTCCGAGATTGATTTCCCTTAGTGAAGTTGGAAACTCAGAAATAGTGACATCAACATTTGCCATCTCTCCAGAAAAATTATTTCCATCCAAATATAAATTTGACAACCCATTTGCATTGAGAATCACAGGAAGCACATGTCCACCGAGGTTGTTGTTTGATAGTCTCAAAATGGTCAATGAGCTTTTTGTGATTAGCTCTTCAGGTACTCTTCCGGACAATTGATtgtttgataaatctaaaatcgATAAATCCTTCATGCCACTCAAACAAGGAGGGATATCACCTTCGAAGGCATTCTTGGATAACAATAATTGCCTCAATTGTGGAAAAGGTGAACAGACATTGGTTGGAATCTGACCTTGCAATTTGTTTTGGGATATGTCAATTAAAGACACATTAGAATTAGGAGCTGACGGTGATGAGAGAGGACCAGTAAAAGAATTGCCCATCAAGATGAGATCTTCTAACTTTGTGTTGTTTTCTAACAACCAAGTTGGGACTGTGCCGCTGAAATTGTTTTGAGAAAGATCAACATATGTCAAGTCATATTGGTAGTAAAGGAAGGTAGGAAGTTCAAGATTGAGTTGTTGAGATGTAATGCACTTTGGCAAACTGATGATTGTCAATTGAAACTTTGGGACTGAGGTATAAAAGGAAGGTTCCATTACCATCTTGTTTTCACCACTCAAAAGAACTTTGAGGTTTGAAAGGTTTGCAAATGGTGCGAATGACAGTggaatttgaaaatggtttcctGAAATATATAACTCCCGAAGAGATGTCAAGTTACTGAAACAATGAGGAAGCCTCCCCTCAAGTGCATTGTCACTCACATCCAATACTTCAAGGTTCCATAGATCACACCatcctgaaaattttataaattcattgaagatattgtaattaaaaaaagaaaatgagatattagataaagaaatctcacaaagaaattgattttctagaagttatatttgaaaatttatggACTCATAATTTGTGCCTTAAATTAGTTTACCTTCATTAGGTAAGGAACCAATAAGTCCACAGCTGCGTAAAGACAATGTTTTAAGAGAACTGAATACTCCAATGCCTTGTAAAATGTTGGTGTTGAGACTAGAAAAGTCAAAATATAATTCCTCCCCATTGCTCGACACATTTAATTCTAAAGGATGAGAAGAGATATTAGATGTTAATCAAATGTAatttgttttggaaaagaaaataatgacTTTCACTTACCTTGAGTAGTCCGAGTCATGTTCAGATAACTCTCTTGTAGATAAAAGCTTTTAACTGATGAGAAAGCCTCCACTAAATTTTGTAATGGAATGCTTCCGTCGATGAAAACGTGATCAAGATAAACAATTTCCAAATTTCTCAATCCCTTAATTTCTGTAAGTGAAAGaaacatataaatatttgttttcatcaataaaataaatttttaaaagagacaTAACAATTCattcattttattaattaaactaatcgttttttttttatcttcttttagcATTCTAAGATAAAAtacattttgaaaatattttgttCTTGATTCATATCAGATTTGAATATATGAgcatattcttttaaaaatttaaatatgtttgaaatcaatttagcatttattaataatattgattaaTTTCTACTATCACTATTCTTcttcaatttataattttctttttaagtcGTAAAACTAtgctaaaaatatatttattcaaacaaaataattataaacccaaatatttgaaaattgcgcattttgaaaaatactttaatTCCTAATCATACCACAAATGCCTTAATTGCCATCTCCAACTTCAGTTTTCCGGAAACCTACATTATTACTATCTTCaacttcaattttattttcaaagaattGAAACTAAACCtctcaattaaaatataaaacaattacCATTATTATAAAATCTGAGAATTTAAACtaaatattcaataaaaaaaagtttaattaaatgataagtttGTGGATCACAAAATCTTTCAATTCATTTTTGCTCATATATAGTTACCTTAAATTAATAAATGCATCCAAAtctggaaaaagaaaaaataacaaacaaactTCATTATATCGTCTTAACAGAGTCAAAATTTTAGCAgcaaaaaaactaataattttaCCTTTCATatctgttgcgcggaagcgtgtgaaagagtaaaattattgtactgaaaaatcacactaagttcaattcccaggaaagagaggtagatcacgaagatcacttaaataccaagtctttcctagccagaatatccctctatcgtaatttaatagcacaataaatcactacaatcacattcacaaaatatgcaaaacaaataataaagaacaccagaattttaacgaggttcagcaaattttgcctacgtcctcgggcactaccaaatatatttcactccaaaaattacaagtgaaatttacaaatagagagagagaataatgccttaagtagagaatggcaattatgggatgaagaaagtaagaaatggttaggcctatttatagttgaggttcaaggatcaacttgcaatgtccctatacaattagggaccaaaattgcaattatcccatgccaacttttaacccaacttgccaaccaattttactttctactttcggtgcccaccctttttgacttttcaaacaatgggtgggttccaataatctccaccttgaagatttgattaggataatcttatcttcacacaattctttctgcctttgacaacaatacttgatagtgccttcttcaactgttaaacttacaggatattaatcaagttcaaacaatgttcgaacttggttgctgttaccaccttggtcatcatatctgcgggattatttgcagtcttgatcttctgaagacaaattttcccctcttcaataatttcccgcacaaaatggaatcgtacgtcgatatgttttgtacgtgcatgatagacttgattctttgctaaatgaatagcactttgactatcacaatacacgttaatatgctcctgaaccaaccccaaggttttagccataccttgtaaccaaatagcctcctttacagcctctgttacagccatgtactcggcttctgtggttgacaatgcaactgtagactgtagtgtagacttccaacttattggtcctccagcaagtgtaaacacataaccggtggttgatcttcgcttgtccaaatcaccggcatagtcagaatcaacgtacccaataacacctttaccaagtgtattatcctgcttgaacagtaatccaacatccacggtcttctgaatataccgtagaatccatttcacagcttgccaatgtccttttccaggattatgcatatacctgctcactatactaactgcctgtgaaatgtcgggtcttgtacacaccattgcatacatcaagctacccactgcattagaatacggaacttgcaacatgtattctcgttccgtattcgtcgaaggagatagttgtgcagaaagcttgaaatgagaagccaacggggtacttacaggtttggtctgctcgttcatgccaaactgctgtagtactttcttcaaatactgcttctgagacaagctaactctgccatgagctctatctctacatatttccatgccaagaatcttcttagcttcacctagatctttcatctcaaactcgagattgagttgagtcttcaatctctcaatctcaactttgctcttagatgctatcagcatatcatcaacatataagagcaagtatatgaaagttccttcttgtagcttctgaaaatatacgcaatgatcaaatttacttcttgtgtacctttgccctttcatgaactgatcaaatcgcttgtaccactgcctcggagattgtttcaatccataaagcgactttgtcagtttgcaaacccaattttctttatcagcaacattgaatccatcaggctgagtcatatagatttcctcttccaaatcaccgtgtaaaaatgctgtcttcacatcaagctgaactagttcaagatcgtattgcgcaaccaaggctagcaaaatccgaatagacgaatgcttcacaactggagaaaacacttcattgtagtctattccttctttctgagcgtaaccctttgctaccaatctagccttgtatcgaatttcatttttaccaggaaatccttccttctttgcatatacccatttgcatccaattgccttctttcccttgggcagtctcaccaactcccaagtcctatttttatgaagagactgcatttcttcattcatagcttgcttccactttacaccatcagagttacttattgcttctgtgtaagtggaaggaacatcatcatctgcaattggaagtgcataggccaccatatcgtcaaagcgagcaggcttacgaatctctcttcttggcctcctatatgcaattgaatcttgttgctgtagaagttcttgggtcgaaacttcttcatcatttgttctttcaatattagctggatcatcattaaccttttcaaactccacctgctgcaaagtactactggttttgtcatccttttgtgaatcctcgttcttcatcatggttgattcatcaaaagttacatctctactgaaaacaatcttccttgtatcaggacaccagagacggtatccttttacaccaccagttatacccatgaataatgctttctttgctcttgggtctaacttagattcttttacatgataatatgcagtggaaccaaaaacatgtaaagaatcataatcagtagcaggtttaccagtccacatctccataggagtttttccatttattgcagctgatggcaatcggttaattagatggcacgcatatgtaactgcctcagcccaaaattccttgcccaatccagcattggacaacatacatcgaactttctccagtatagtccgattcatgcgttctgccaccccattctgctgtggtgtatctcgaacagtgaagtgtcgcacaatgccctcatcttgacatacttgtagaaatggatcatttttgtactcagtaccattatctgatcgaagtcgtttgacctttcgacctgtctgagtctccaccatcttcttccacttcagaaatgcatccaaaacttcattttttcttttcattagatacacccatacttttcttgaataatcatcaagaaaagtgacaaaatagtgcatacctcccaaagaagccactttggtaggtccccacacatcactgtgaacatagtccagaattcctttcgtattgtgaattgctgaaccaaattttaccctcgtctgcttgcccagaacacaatgttcacagaattccaatttgcaagaatttgcacctttcaacaagccttgcttcgccaaagtctgcaaagctttttcaccagcatgtcccaatcgcctatgccataacctggtagcctctgaatctgcatcttccgcagaagctgttgatgttgatccaataactgtacttccatttaaatagtacaagttatttcttctagtgcctttcatcaccgtcaataccccagctactacctttagtaatccatctctcaaagtgattgtgagccctttagattctagggcccctaatgagatgagatttttcttcaagccgGGTagatagcgaacatctgtcagaacttggattgagccgtcatggttcttcaatttgattgtacctacacccattgtcttacaggcactatcattgcccataaaaacaactccaccttctagttcttcaagactagaaaaccagtccttattaggacacatatggtaagtacatcccgaatccaatatccactcatccgtttgacatgccattgccatgccaaccaagctaaagtctgactcctcatcatgctccgctacacatgcattagaaatagacttgcccttttgtaacttaggacaattctttttccaatgccctttctcacgacaaaaggcacattcatctttggcgggtctccctttggacttaccccttctaccaggtttgctgctgtgtgaacgacctcttactgttaagacttctgcagttgtatctctgtgatctcttttatctttctttcgagtctcagatctatacaacgcactacagactgcatcaaatgtgattgaatctttcccatgaagcaatgtggtggtaagatgatcatattcatcaggaagggaattcaacaacaataatgccttgtcttcatcttcaaa encodes:
- the LOC121214643 gene encoding receptor-like protein 15 → MVMEPSFYTSVPKFQLTIISLPKCITSQQLNLELPTFLYYQYDLTYVDLSQNNFSGTVPTWLLENNTKLEDLILMGNSFTGPLSSPSAPNSNVSLIDISQNKLQGQIPTNVCSPFPQLRQLLLSKNAFEGDIPPCLSGMKDLSILDLSNNQLSGRVPEELITKSSLTILRLSNNNLGGHVLPVILNANGLSNLYLDGNNFSGEMANVDVTISEFPTSLREINLGNNKFYRNLPRWMGNVSFLKGLALSQNGLKGSIPMEFCNLNDLEFLDLSENNLFGSIPSCFNTLNIKHVHLQGNRLSGPLPIAFYNISSLVTLDLRGNNLTGSIPKWIGTLCTLSVLLLKDNHFHGEVPVQLCKLHSLSIIDLSQNMFSGIIPSCLGNLTLSMDGNKILFRGEYRPSLTEDGLMNKLGRLHGVYSYPSSYLEEAIEFTTKSGFYSYGGIILAYMTGIDLSIL